One window from the genome of Trabulsiella odontotermitis encodes:
- a CDS encoding GNAT family N-acetyltransferase, whose amino-acid sequence MPHAKIVHDGYGFRCTERDIALPLTLGLDGSAVLQALDNLPEGWLVEALDQLFVAAPQLTGITLPWAQWRHHDEAQRLFAQVQSDYLARETFWQLPLWLCGERPQPRAEMQFDESRQLCFPVRPSRPSGEVYRRYDAQIKRTLSFRVADVERDANVFTRWMNAPRVNAFWEMAGPQTEQENYLRKQLDSSYCYPLIGCFDDQPFGYFEIYWAAEDRIGRHYRWQSFDRGLHMLVGEEQWRGAQYIRSWLRGLSHYLWLDEPRTSRIVAEPRFDNQRLFRHLPVAGFSTVKEFDFPHKRSRLVMSQRDHFFREVGL is encoded by the coding sequence ATGCCGCACGCAAAAATTGTTCATGACGGCTACGGATTCCGCTGCACCGAACGCGACATCGCGCTGCCACTGACGCTCGGGCTGGACGGCAGCGCCGTTCTCCAGGCGCTGGATAACCTGCCCGAGGGCTGGCTGGTTGAGGCGCTGGATCAGTTGTTCGTCGCCGCACCGCAACTCACCGGCATTACACTGCCGTGGGCGCAGTGGCGTCATCACGACGAGGCGCAGCGCCTGTTCGCACAAGTACAAAGCGATTACCTGGCGCGGGAAACCTTCTGGCAGTTGCCGTTGTGGCTGTGCGGCGAGCGCCCGCAACCTCGCGCGGAGATGCAGTTTGATGAGTCGCGCCAGCTCTGTTTCCCGGTGCGCCCGTCGCGCCCCTCCGGCGAGGTATATCGCCGCTATGATGCGCAAATCAAACGCACGCTGAGCTTCCGTGTGGCCGATGTCGAACGCGACGCCAACGTTTTCACCCGCTGGATGAACGCTCCGCGCGTAAACGCCTTCTGGGAAATGGCTGGCCCGCAGACTGAACAGGAAAACTACCTGCGCAAGCAACTCGACTCGTCATATTGTTATCCGCTGATCGGCTGCTTTGACGATCAGCCGTTTGGTTATTTTGAAATCTACTGGGCTGCCGAAGATCGCATTGGCCGCCACTATCGCTGGCAGTCGTTTGACCGCGGTCTGCATATGCTGGTGGGTGAAGAACAGTGGCGCGGCGCGCAGTATATCCGCAGTTGGCTGCGTGGCCTGAGCCACTATCTGTGGCTCGACGAACCGCGCACTTCGCGCATCGTTGCTGAACCGCGTTTTGATAATCAGCGCCTGTTCCGTCATTTGCCGGTCGCCGGGTTCAGCACCGTCAAAGAGTTCGACTTCCCACATAAACGTTCCCGGCTGGTGATGAGCCAGCGCGACCACTTTTTCCGTGAGGTGGGGCTATGA
- the iucC gene encoding aerobactin synthase IucC yields the protein MMAAWEQVNRGMVAKILAELEYERALTAEEIAPQRWAIPLGDERWQFTATRGIWGWLHIDPTTLSNRSGEPIEAESALRQLAKVLAMSDAQTAEHLEDLYATLRGDLQLLSARAHLDADALIDLDPDALQCLLSGHPKFIFNKGRRGWGLDALRQYAPEYCGRFRLHWIAVRRDHLVWSSDADCDIRTLLASAMDDSERRRFDAHWQAQGLDDNWLPVPLHPWQWQQKIALHFLPQLARGEITELGEFGDEYLAQQSLRTLTNVSRRAPFDIKLPLTIYNTSCYRGIPGKYIAAGPLASRWLQQQFSQDATLTALGAQALGEPAAGYLSHTGYAALPKAPYRFQEMLGVIWRENPSCYLQDGEQAVLMAALMETDNAGRPLIDAWIARSGLSADVWLEKLFTAVVLPFYHLLCRYGVALIAHGQNVTLVMKDHVPQRILLKDFQGDMRLVDVDFPEAATLPEAVKTVTARLSADYIIHDLQTGHFVTVLRFISRLTLQCGVSETRFYQILAGVLQRYMAQHPQMAERFALFDLFKPQIIRVVLNPVKLTFSEHDGGSRMLPDYLTDLNNPLYLVTRESAE from the coding sequence ATGATGGCGGCGTGGGAACAGGTCAACCGCGGGATGGTGGCGAAGATCCTCGCCGAGCTGGAATATGAACGCGCACTGACCGCCGAAGAAATTGCTCCGCAGCGCTGGGCAATCCCCCTCGGCGATGAGCGCTGGCAGTTTACCGCCACGCGTGGCATCTGGGGCTGGCTGCATATTGACCCCACGACGCTCAGCAACCGCAGCGGCGAACCGATTGAAGCCGAAAGCGCGCTGCGTCAGCTGGCGAAGGTGCTGGCGATGAGCGATGCACAGACCGCCGAACACCTGGAAGATCTCTACGCCACCCTGCGCGGCGACCTGCAGTTGCTCAGTGCCCGGGCGCATCTCGATGCCGACGCGCTGATCGATCTCGATCCGGACGCGTTGCAGTGTCTGCTCTCTGGTCATCCGAAGTTTATCTTTAACAAAGGTCGCCGCGGCTGGGGGCTGGACGCCCTTCGTCAGTATGCGCCGGAGTATTGCGGGCGTTTTCGTCTGCACTGGATTGCCGTGCGCCGCGACCATCTGGTATGGAGCAGCGACGCTGACTGTGATATCCGCACCCTGCTGGCAAGCGCGATGGACGACAGCGAACGCCGGCGTTTTGACGCCCACTGGCAGGCGCAAGGGCTGGACGATAACTGGTTACCGGTGCCACTGCATCCGTGGCAGTGGCAGCAGAAAATCGCCCTGCACTTTTTACCGCAACTGGCGCGTGGCGAAATCACCGAACTGGGCGAGTTTGGCGATGAGTATCTGGCGCAGCAGTCTCTGCGCACGCTGACTAACGTCAGCCGTCGTGCGCCGTTTGATATCAAACTGCCGCTGACCATTTATAACACCTCCTGCTATCGCGGCATTCCGGGCAAGTATATTGCCGCCGGTCCGCTGGCCTCGCGCTGGCTGCAACAGCAGTTTTCACAGGATGCGACGCTGACCGCGCTGGGCGCTCAAGCGCTGGGTGAACCGGCTGCGGGGTATCTTTCGCACACCGGCTATGCCGCGTTGCCGAAAGCGCCCTACCGTTTCCAGGAAATGCTCGGCGTGATCTGGCGCGAAAACCCCTCCTGCTATCTGCAGGACGGCGAGCAGGCGGTGCTGATGGCGGCGCTGATGGAGACCGATAACGCCGGTCGCCCGTTGATTGACGCGTGGATCGCCCGTTCCGGTCTTTCCGCTGACGTCTGGCTGGAGAAGCTGTTCACCGCCGTGGTGCTGCCGTTCTACCACCTGCTGTGCCGTTACGGCGTGGCACTGATTGCTCACGGCCAGAACGTGACGTTGGTGATGAAAGACCATGTGCCGCAGCGCATTTTGCTGAAAGATTTTCAGGGCGATATGCGACTGGTGGATGTTGATTTCCCCGAAGCCGCCACGTTGCCGGAGGCAGTAAAAACCGTCACCGCACGCCTCAGTGCGGATTACATCATTCACGACCTGCAGACCGGTCATTTTGTTACCGTGCTGCGCTTTATTTCCCGCCTGACGCTTCAGTGCGGCGTCAGCGAAACGCGTTTTTATCAGATTCTGGCGGGCGTCCTTCAGCGCTATATGGCGCAGCACCCGCAGATGGCCGAACGCTTCGCGTTGTTCGACCTGTTCAAACCGCAAATCATTCGCGTGGTGCTGAACCCCGTGAAACTCACGTTCTCCGAACACGATGGCGGCAGCCGCATGCTGCCGGACTATTTAACCGATCTCAACAACCCACTTTATCTGGTCACCAGGGAGTCCGCAGAATGA
- a CDS encoding lysine N(6)-hydroxylase/L-ornithine N(5)-oxygenase family protein, which translates to MKTYDFIGIGIGPFNLSIAALAEGLEGFSTLFLESKPQFSWHPGMMVPDCYMQTSFLKDLVSAVEPTNRHSFLNYLVQRKKFYRFLTTEQRTVSREEFADYLCWAAASLNNLAFSQQVQEVSYDEQAGVFNVVTQRDHFRARHVCLGIGKAINLPACVNEQSDRCFHASEMMMRTPSLASKRVTVVGGGQSGADLFLNIFRGEWGQPSALNWISRRNNYNALDEAAFANEYFTPEYLDSFATLKEEVREKMLAEQKMTSDGITTESLLAIYRAMYHRFEVLREPQWAHLLPSRSVTRVTTQDNSQRLTLRHHLDDGEETLDTDIVIFATGYRPAQPTFLAPLAHRLHLTRDEEFQVNTDFSVQWDGPQSNQLFAVNAGMHSLGIAEPQLSLMAWRAARIINRAHPKAPFELSTTPGVIHWRSEPSRDLHQVFQPLKTTEF; encoded by the coding sequence ATGAAAACGTATGATTTCATTGGCATAGGTATTGGCCCGTTCAATTTAAGCATCGCCGCGCTGGCAGAAGGTCTCGAGGGCTTCAGTACGCTGTTTCTGGAAAGCAAACCACAGTTTTCGTGGCATCCGGGAATGATGGTGCCGGATTGCTACATGCAGACCAGTTTTCTGAAAGATCTGGTGAGCGCCGTCGAACCGACCAATCGCCACAGCTTCCTCAACTATCTGGTGCAGCGCAAGAAGTTCTACCGTTTTCTGACCACCGAACAGCGCACCGTTTCCCGCGAAGAATTTGCGGATTACCTGTGCTGGGCGGCGGCGAGTCTCAATAACCTCGCGTTCAGCCAGCAGGTGCAGGAAGTGAGTTATGACGAGCAGGCCGGAGTTTTCAACGTGGTGACGCAACGCGATCATTTCCGCGCGCGCCACGTCTGCCTTGGCATCGGGAAGGCGATCAACCTGCCCGCCTGCGTGAACGAGCAGAGTGATCGTTGCTTCCATGCCAGCGAAATGATGATGCGTACGCCATCGCTGGCCAGTAAGCGCGTGACCGTGGTCGGCGGCGGCCAGAGCGGCGCGGATCTGTTCCTCAACATTTTCCGGGGCGAATGGGGCCAGCCGTCGGCACTGAACTGGATTTCGCGGCGCAACAACTACAATGCCCTTGATGAAGCGGCGTTCGCTAACGAATATTTCACCCCGGAGTATCTCGACAGCTTTGCCACGCTGAAAGAAGAGGTACGCGAAAAGATGCTTGCCGAGCAGAAGATGACGTCCGATGGCATCACGACAGAATCGCTGCTGGCGATTTACCGCGCCATGTATCACCGCTTCGAAGTATTGCGCGAACCACAATGGGCGCACCTGCTCCCTTCCCGTTCCGTCACCCGCGTCACCACACAAGACAACAGCCAGCGCCTGACGTTGCGTCATCACCTTGATGATGGCGAAGAGACGCTCGATACCGACATCGTGATTTTTGCCACTGGTTATCGTCCGGCGCAACCGACATTTCTCGCCCCACTGGCGCACCGCCTGCACCTGACCCGTGATGAGGAATTTCAGGTCAATACCGATTTCTCTGTGCAATGGGATGGCCCGCAGAGCAATCAGCTTTTTGCCGTCAATGCCGGAATGCACAGTCTTGGTATTGCCGAACCGCAGCTCAGCCTGATGGCCTGGCGTGCGGCGCGAATTATCAATCGCGCTCACCCGAAGGCGCCGTTTGAGCTGTCCACCACCCCTGGCGTGATCCACTGGCGCAGCGAGCCCAGCCGCGATCTTCACCAGGTTTTTCAACCGTTAAAAACTACTGAGTTCTGA
- a CDS encoding TonB-dependent siderophore receptor, which produces MKRSYLWVLNPCLLAMLSASAWAEDQKEESLVVTASRANHSVADMAQTTWVIEQAEIEQQVQGGKELKEVLAQLIPGMDVSSQGRTNYGMNMRGRSMMVMVDGVRLNSSRSDSRQLDSIDPFNIERIEVISGATSLYGGGSTGGLINVVTKKGQPETEVEFQTGAKSGFNSHNDHDENVAAAVSGGNDNASGRLSVAYQRYGGWYDGNGDEVIIDNTQTGLQYSDRLDVMGTGTLNIDDHQQLQLTTQYYKSQSDGKHGLFLGDNFSAVTGDAKAYNKGNLDSDRLPGTERHLINLQYSNTDFWGQDLAAQIYYRDESLTFYPFPTLSKGAVTSIGASQQKTDFYGGKLTLNSKPVDDLSLTWGIDADHETFNANQQFFDLSKAAASGGMTLDNAYNVGRYPGYSITNLAPFLQASYDIDAITLSGGVRYQYTENKVDDFVGYAQQQAIATGKATSADAVPGGKTDYNNFLFNAGILGHITDRQQVWFNFSQGFEIPDLAKYYGSGNYTLVNGHYRLNNSVNVNDSKLDGIKVNAYELGWRLTGDNLRTQVAAYYSLSDKTININKTDMTITMDDDKRRIYGVEGQVDYFFSDSDWSLGSNFNAIKSETRENGKWEKLTVDSASPSKVSAWVNWAPGDWALRVQSTQTFDVSDADGNKIDGYNTVDFLGSYTLPVGKVSFSIENLLDEDYTTVWGQRAPGLYSPTYGAPGLYTYKGRGRTFGLNYSVLF; this is translated from the coding sequence ATGAAACGTTCTTATCTTTGGGTTTTGAATCCTTGCCTGTTGGCTATGCTTTCCGCGTCTGCATGGGCGGAAGATCAAAAGGAAGAATCTCTGGTCGTCACAGCCAGCCGCGCGAATCACAGCGTGGCGGATATGGCGCAAACCACCTGGGTCATTGAACAGGCTGAAATCGAACAGCAGGTTCAGGGCGGTAAAGAGCTGAAAGAGGTACTGGCGCAGCTGATCCCCGGCATGGATGTCAGCAGCCAGGGCCGTACCAACTACGGCATGAACATGCGCGGACGTTCAATGATGGTGATGGTTGACGGCGTGCGTCTCAACTCCTCCCGCAGCGACAGCCGCCAGCTGGATTCTATTGACCCGTTCAATATTGAGCGCATTGAGGTTATCTCCGGCGCAACCTCGTTGTATGGCGGCGGGAGTACCGGCGGTCTGATTAACGTGGTGACTAAAAAAGGCCAGCCGGAAACCGAAGTGGAGTTCCAGACCGGCGCGAAAAGCGGATTTAACAGCCATAACGATCACGATGAAAACGTGGCGGCAGCGGTCAGCGGCGGCAATGATAACGCCTCCGGGCGTCTCTCCGTGGCATACCAGCGTTACGGCGGCTGGTACGATGGCAACGGCGACGAAGTGATCATCGATAACACCCAGACCGGTCTGCAATATTCTGACCGTCTGGATGTTATGGGCACCGGCACGCTGAACATCGACGACCACCAGCAGTTACAGCTCACCACCCAGTACTATAAAAGCCAGTCTGACGGCAAGCACGGCCTGTTCCTCGGCGACAACTTCTCGGCTGTCACTGGCGATGCGAAAGCCTACAACAAAGGCAATCTCGATTCCGACCGCCTGCCGGGCACCGAGCGTCATCTGATTAACCTGCAATACTCCAATACTGATTTCTGGGGGCAGGATCTGGCGGCGCAGATTTACTATCGCGATGAGAGCCTGACCTTCTATCCGTTCCCGACACTCTCCAAAGGCGCGGTCACCAGCATTGGTGCGTCGCAGCAGAAAACTGACTTTTACGGCGGCAAGCTGACCCTTAACAGCAAGCCGGTCGATGACCTGTCGCTGACCTGGGGTATCGATGCCGATCACGAAACCTTCAACGCCAACCAGCAGTTCTTTGATCTCAGCAAAGCGGCGGCGAGCGGCGGCATGACGCTGGATAACGCCTATAACGTCGGGCGCTATCCGGGTTACAGCATCACCAACCTCGCGCCGTTCCTGCAGGCCAGTTATGACATCGACGCTATCACCCTGAGCGGCGGCGTGCGCTATCAGTACACCGAAAACAAGGTGGATGATTTTGTTGGCTATGCGCAGCAGCAGGCGATCGCCACCGGCAAAGCGACCTCAGCCGACGCGGTACCGGGCGGGAAAACCGACTACAACAACTTCCTGTTCAACGCCGGCATCCTCGGTCACATCACTGACCGCCAGCAGGTATGGTTCAACTTCTCGCAGGGCTTTGAAATCCCGGATCTGGCGAAATATTACGGTTCCGGCAACTACACGCTGGTCAACGGTCATTACCGCCTGAACAACAGCGTCAACGTGAATGATTCGAAGCTCGACGGCATTAAAGTCAACGCTTACGAGCTGGGCTGGCGTCTGACCGGCGACAACCTGCGCACGCAGGTGGCGGCGTACTACTCGCTGTCGGACAAAACCATCAACATCAACAAGACCGACATGACCATCACTATGGATGACGACAAACGTCGCATTTACGGGGTGGAAGGCCAGGTGGATTACTTCTTCAGCGACAGCGACTGGAGCCTCGGTTCGAACTTCAACGCCATCAAATCCGAAACCCGCGAAAACGGGAAATGGGAGAAACTGACCGTTGACAGCGCCAGCCCGTCAAAAGTCAGCGCATGGGTCAACTGGGCACCGGGCGACTGGGCACTCCGCGTGCAGAGCACCCAGACGTTTGATGTTTCCGATGCGGACGGCAACAAAATTGACGGCTACAACACCGTTGATTTCCTCGGCAGCTACACTCTGCCGGTGGGCAAAGTCAGCTTCAGCATCGAAAACCTGCTCGACGAAGATTACACCACCGTCTGGGGCCAGCGCGCACCGGGTCTCTACAGCCCGACTTACGGCGCGCCAGGTCTGTACACCTATAAAGGCCGCGGCCGCACCTTTGGCCTGAACTATTCCGTGTTGTTCTGA
- a CDS encoding YcgN family cysteine cluster protein: MSETPFWQRKTLDEMTDAEWESLCDGCGQCCLHKLMDEDTDEIYFTNVACKQLNIKTCQCRNYEKRFDYEPDCIKLTRENLPTFEWLPHTCAYRLLAEGKPLPKWHPLLTGSKAAMHGERISVRHIAVEESQVRDWQDHILNKPEWAD; this comes from the coding sequence ATGAGCGAAACACCCTTCTGGCAACGTAAAACTCTCGACGAAATGACAGACGCCGAGTGGGAGTCGCTGTGCGATGGCTGCGGGCAGTGCTGCCTGCACAAGCTAATGGATGAAGATACCGACGAAATTTACTTCACCAACGTCGCCTGCAAACAGCTCAATATCAAAACCTGTCAGTGCCGGAACTACGAAAAACGTTTCGACTATGAGCCGGACTGCATCAAACTCACCCGCGAAAACCTGCCGACGTTCGAATGGCTGCCGCACACCTGCGCCTATCGCCTGCTGGCCGAAGGCAAACCGCTGCCAAAATGGCACCCGTTGCTTACCGGTTCAAAAGCCGCCATGCACGGTGAGCGAATTTCCGTCCGCCATATTGCGGTGGAGGAATCCCAGGTCAGGGACTGGCAGGATCATATTTTAAATAAGCCTGAATGGGCGGATTAA
- a CDS encoding fumarylacetoacetate hydrolase family protein, with translation MYQHHNWQGALLDYPVSKVVCVGSNYAKHIKEMGSETPDEPVLFIKPETALCDIHQPLVIPQGLGSVHHEVELAVLIGATLRQATEEHVQKAIAGYGVALDLTLRDVQGKMKKAGQPWEKAKGFDNSCPISGFIPAGEFNGDAQNTTLGLKVNGAVRQQGSTADMIHKIVPLIAYMSRYFTLKPGDVILTGTPDGVGPLASGDELDVSLNGLSLSTRVL, from the coding sequence ATGTATCAACATCATAACTGGCAGGGCGCTCTGCTGGATTACCCGGTCAGTAAAGTTGTCTGCGTTGGCAGTAATTATGCCAAACATATTAAAGAAATGGGCAGCGAAACGCCGGATGAACCAGTGCTGTTTATTAAACCGGAAACCGCGCTGTGTGATATTCACCAGCCGCTGGTGATCCCGCAAGGTCTGGGTTCGGTGCACCACGAAGTGGAGCTGGCGGTGCTGATTGGCGCGACGCTGCGGCAGGCCACCGAAGAGCACGTCCAGAAAGCGATTGCCGGTTATGGTGTGGCGCTGGATCTGACGCTGCGCGATGTGCAGGGCAAAATGAAAAAAGCCGGTCAGCCGTGGGAAAAAGCCAAAGGCTTTGATAATTCCTGCCCGATCTCCGGTTTTATTCCGGCGGGAGAATTTAACGGCGACGCGCAAAATACCACGCTCGGTCTGAAAGTGAATGGCGCGGTGCGCCAGCAGGGCAGCACGGCGGATATGATCCACAAAATCGTACCGCTGATTGCCTACATGAGCCGCTATTTCACCCTCAAGCCCGGTGACGTCATTCTGACTGGCACCCCGGATGGCGTCGGCCCGCTCGCCAGTGGCGACGAACTTGACGTGAGTCTGAATGGCCTGTCGCTTTCCACCCGCGTGCTGTAA
- a CDS encoding YcgL domain-containing protein: MFCVIYRSSKRDQTYLYVEKKDDFSRVPEELMRGFGQPQLAMILPLDGRKKLVNADLDKVKQALIDQGYYLQLPPPPENLLKQHLSAAAKK, from the coding sequence ATGTTTTGTGTGATCTACCGAAGTTCAAAACGTGACCAGACCTATTTATATGTCGAAAAAAAGGACGATTTCTCGCGCGTACCGGAAGAACTAATGCGCGGGTTCGGTCAGCCACAGCTGGCGATGATCCTGCCGCTGGACGGCCGTAAGAAACTGGTCAATGCTGATCTTGATAAAGTAAAACAGGCGCTGATCGATCAAGGCTATTATTTACAACTCCCGCCGCCGCCAGAAAATCTCCTCAAGCAACACCTGAGCGCGGCCGCGAAAAAATAA
- the minC gene encoding septum site-determining protein MinC, which translates to MSQTPLELKGSSFTLSVLHLHEAKPEVIRQALEDKIAQAPAFLRHAPVVVNISNLDDAVSWHPLQQVISETGLRIMGVSGCKNVKLKAEIDSAGIPLLTEGKEKVSRAATAKTPPAPAKDVAPVTKTRLIDAPVRSGQRIYAPQCDLIVTNHVSAGAELIADGNIHVYGMMRGRALAGAGGDREAQIFCTHLAAELVSIAGQYWLSDNIPAEFYGKAARLQLADDALTVQPLN; encoded by the coding sequence ATGTCACAGACGCCACTAGAATTGAAAGGCAGTAGCTTCACCTTATCAGTCCTCCATTTGCATGAAGCAAAACCCGAGGTTATTCGTCAGGCGTTAGAAGACAAAATCGCCCAGGCGCCGGCTTTTCTTCGCCATGCGCCGGTAGTGGTGAATATCAGCAATCTCGACGACGCTGTCTCCTGGCACCCCCTTCAACAGGTCATCAGCGAAACCGGCCTGCGTATTATGGGCGTCAGCGGCTGCAAAAACGTCAAGCTGAAAGCAGAAATTGACAGCGCCGGCATTCCCTTACTGACTGAAGGGAAAGAGAAAGTTTCTCGTGCCGCCACGGCAAAAACGCCCCCCGCTCCGGCAAAAGATGTTGCTCCCGTCACAAAAACACGATTGATTGACGCTCCGGTTCGTTCCGGTCAGCGAATTTATGCACCACAATGTGATCTGATTGTGACGAACCACGTGAGTGCTGGCGCGGAACTTATTGCCGATGGCAACATCCATGTTTATGGCATGATGCGTGGGCGCGCGCTGGCAGGCGCTGGCGGCGACAGAGAAGCACAAATATTTTGTACGCACCTTGCGGCGGAACTGGTTTCCATTGCCGGGCAATACTGGCTGAGCGATAACATCCCGGCCGAATTTTATGGCAAAGCGGCGCGACTGCAACTGGCAGACGACGCTTTGACTGTTCAACCGTTGAATTGA
- the minD gene encoding septum site-determining protein MinD gives MARIIVVTSGKGGVGKTTSSAAIATGLAQKGKKTVVIDFDIGLRNLDLIMGCERRVVYDFVNVIQGDATLNQALIKDKRTENLFILPASQTRDKDALTRDGVAKVLEELKKMEFDFIVCDSPAGIETGALMALYFADEAIITTNPEVSSVRDSDRILGILASKSRRAENGEDPIKEHLLLTRYNPGRVNRGDMLSMEDVLEILRIKLVGVIPEDQSVLRASNQGEPVILDDTSDAGKAYADAVERLLGEERPFRFVEEEKKGFLKRLFGG, from the coding sequence ATGGCACGCATTATTGTTGTTACTTCGGGTAAAGGAGGCGTTGGCAAGACCACCTCCAGCGCGGCCATCGCTACTGGTTTGGCCCAGAAGGGAAAGAAAACTGTCGTTATCGATTTCGATATCGGGCTGCGTAACCTCGACCTGATTATGGGTTGCGAGCGTCGCGTGGTCTATGACTTCGTTAACGTCATCCAGGGCGATGCAACGCTGAATCAGGCGCTGATTAAGGACAAGCGCACTGAGAACCTCTTCATTTTGCCCGCCTCTCAGACGCGTGACAAAGACGCCCTCACCCGTGACGGTGTGGCGAAAGTGCTTGAAGAGCTGAAGAAGATGGAATTCGATTTCATCGTCTGCGACTCCCCGGCCGGTATCGAAACCGGCGCGCTGATGGCGCTCTATTTCGCTGATGAAGCGATTATCACCACCAACCCGGAAGTCTCTTCCGTGCGTGACTCAGACCGTATTCTTGGCATTCTGGCATCGAAATCCCGCCGCGCCGAAAACGGTGAAGATCCTATCAAAGAGCACCTGTTGTTGACCCGCTACAATCCGGGTCGTGTAAACCGTGGCGATATGCTGAGCATGGAAGATGTGCTGGAAATTCTGCGCATTAAACTCGTCGGCGTCATCCCGGAAGACCAGTCCGTACTGCGTGCTTCTAACCAGGGTGAGCCGGTTATTCTGGATGATACGTCGGATGCAGGGAAAGCCTATGCCGACGCAGTGGAACGTCTTCTGGGAGAAGAACGTCCTTTCCGCTTCGTAGAAGAAGAGAAGAAAGGTTTCCTCAAACGCCTGTTCGGAGGATAA
- the minE gene encoding cell division topological specificity factor MinE has protein sequence MALLDFFLSRKKNTANIAKERLQIIVAERRRSDAEPHYLPQLRKDILEVICKYVQIDPEMVTVQLEQKDGDISILELNVTLPETEESKS, from the coding sequence ATGGCATTACTCGACTTTTTTCTCTCACGAAAAAAGAACACCGCTAACATCGCGAAAGAGCGGTTACAGATTATCGTGGCGGAACGCCGTCGCAGCGACGCAGAGCCGCATTACCTGCCACAGCTGAGAAAAGACATTCTGGAAGTGATTTGCAAGTACGTGCAGATTGACCCGGAAATGGTCACCGTGCAGCTGGAGCAAAAAGATGGGGATATTTCGATTCTGGAGCTCAACGTTACATTGCCAGAAACGGAAGAGTCAAAGTCCTGA
- the rnd gene encoding ribonuclease D, whose product MITTNDALLRLCETARTASAIALDTEFVRTRTYYPQLGLIQLFDGEQVALIDPLTITEWSPMRELLLDKNVTKFLHAGSEDLEVFLNAFGLLPQPLIDTQILAAFCGRPMSWGFAAMVEEYTGLTLDKSESRTDWLARPLTERQCDYAAADVWYLLPIAKKLMAETDSAGWLPAALNECQLMMQRRQEVLDPAEAWRDIGNAWQLRTRQLACLQLLAEWRLRKARERNLAVNFVVREEHLWAVARYMPSSMGELDSLGLSGSEIRFHGKTLLSLVAKAAALTDDLLPEALQNLVDMPGYRKIFKEIKALVQVISSEKGVSAEMLASRRQINQLLNWHWALRPQNGLPEMVSGWRGELMADRLKTLLDAYPR is encoded by the coding sequence ATGATCACCACCAACGACGCGCTCCTGCGCCTGTGCGAGACCGCGCGCACCGCGTCGGCCATTGCCCTCGATACCGAGTTCGTACGCACCCGCACCTATTACCCGCAACTGGGTCTGATCCAGTTGTTCGACGGTGAACAGGTGGCGCTGATCGACCCCCTGACCATCACCGAATGGTCGCCGATGCGCGAACTGCTGCTGGACAAAAACGTAACGAAATTTCTCCATGCCGGTAGCGAAGACCTGGAAGTGTTCCTTAACGCCTTTGGCCTGTTGCCGCAACCGCTGATCGATACGCAGATCCTGGCGGCGTTTTGCGGTCGTCCGATGTCGTGGGGGTTTGCAGCGATGGTGGAAGAGTACACCGGCTTAACGCTCGACAAGAGCGAGTCGCGCACCGACTGGCTGGCGCGTCCGCTGACGGAGCGTCAGTGCGATTACGCCGCGGCAGACGTCTGGTATTTACTGCCGATCGCGAAAAAGTTGATGGCGGAAACCGACAGCGCAGGCTGGTTGCCCGCCGCGCTCAATGAATGCCAGTTGATGATGCAGCGCCGTCAGGAAGTGCTCGATCCGGCTGAAGCCTGGCGTGACATTGGCAACGCCTGGCAGTTACGCACGCGTCAGCTCGCCTGTCTGCAACTGCTGGCGGAGTGGCGTCTGCGTAAAGCGCGCGAGCGCAATCTGGCGGTCAATTTTGTCGTGCGTGAAGAGCATCTGTGGGCCGTGGCGCGCTATATGCCGTCATCAATGGGTGAGCTCGACAGCCTCGGTCTTTCCGGCAGCGAAATCCGTTTCCACGGCAAGACGCTGCTGAGCCTGGTAGCGAAAGCCGCTGCGCTGACGGACGATCTGTTGCCGGAGGCGTTACAGAATCTGGTTGATATGCCGGGTTACCGCAAAATCTTTAAAGAGATCAAAGCGCTGGTGCAGGTGATCAGTAGCGAGAAGGGCGTCAGTGCCGAAATGCTGGCGTCGCGTCGGCAGATCAACCAGTTGCTGAACTGGCACTGGGCACTGAGACCGCAAAACGGTTTACCGGAGATGGTGTCTGGCTGGCGGGGAGAATTGATGGCCGATCGTCTGAAAACGCTACTGGACGCGTATCCGCGTTAA